The sequence CCGATTTTTCTTACCACTCCAGGCGACACCAGTACTGTTTATTACATCGATGGTAAAAAGGTAAAAAGTGAAGAGGTAAAGGAATTATTGAAAAACAGCGAGGTGGAGCAGATTGAGAAAACCGACGAAGACGGGAAAACTGTAATCCACATAAAAACAAAAAAGGCGCTTGAATAAGCGCCTTTTCTTTGATATATAATTTTTTATTTCTGAACGTGTACATCCATTTGCGGGAAAGGTATATTAAGGCCTTCTTTATCAAACGTTTTGTAAACTTTTTCAGTAAGATCAAAATAAATTCCCCAGTAATTAGCGGCTTCTGCCCACACACGAACCACTAAATTAACCGAGCTGTCGGCCAGTTCGCTAACTGCAATAAACGGTTCGGCCGGGTCGTTTATAATTCTTTCGTCGGCTTTTATCAGTTTCATTAAAACTTCTTTTGCCTTATCCACATCATCACCGTATGCAATTCCAAAAGTCAAATCTACACGACGTTTTGGTTCAGTAGAAAAGTTGGTCATTGAGCCGGTAGATAATCCTCCATTCGGAATGATAATCGTTTTGTTATCAGGGGTTTTAAGTATCGTGTTAAAGATCTGGATTTCGTTTACAATGCCTGAATGTCCCTGGGCACTTATAAAGTTGCCAACTTTAAATGGTTTAAAAATCAGGATCATTACACCTCCGGCAAAATTTTGGAGT comes from uncultured Draconibacterium sp. and encodes:
- a CDS encoding mechanosensitive ion channel domain-containing protein, with amino-acid sequence MKVCILYKIQITKQMEEVNNLSEKIYDLVMSYGPKLVGAIITLIIGLWVISIIRSALRKRFEKQDVDPSLRGFLNSLIGIGLKAMLWIAVIGMMGVQMTSFIAILGAAGLAVGMALSGTLQNFAGGVMILIFKPFKVGNFISAQGHSGIVNEIQIFNTILKTPDNKTIIIPNGGLSTGSMTNFSTEPKRRVDLTFGIAYGDDVDKAKEVLMKLIKADERIINDPAEPFIAVSELADSSVNLVVRVWAEAANYWGIYFDLTEKVYKTFDKEGLNIPFPQMDVHVQK